The window TACACGTCGTGCACGAGAGCGTCGAAGGCGTCGAGGTCGAATCCGCCGTCGAGCAGGGCGGCCGCGTCGGCGTTCGCCGTCGCCTGGGCGACGCTGCGCGCTCCGGGAATCACGGTGGTGATGCCGGGCCGCGACGCTATCCACGCGAGCGTCGCCGCCGGCAGGCTCACCCCGTCGGGCAGTGCCGCCGCCAGTTCGCCGGTGGCCGCCAGCCCGGTCTCGTAGTCGACACCCGAGAACGTCTCGCCGCGATCGAACGCCTCGCCGTGCCGGTTGAAGCTGCGGTGATCGTCGGGCGCGAACGTCGTCTGCGGGGTATACCGGCCGCTGAGCAAGCCTGATGCGAGCGGCACCCGCGCGAAGATGGCCACGCCCGCCTCGTGCGCCGCCGGCAGCACCTCGTCGAACGGCTTGAGCCGGAATGGATTGACGATGATCTGCACGTTCGTCACTCCGGGGTGGGCGATCACCGCGAGCGCCTGTGCGCAGGTCTCGACCGACACGCCGTACGCCGCTATCATGCCGCCGGCCACCAGCGCATCAAGAGCCTCGTAGGTGGTGTCGTCTTCGACGACGGCGGTGGGCGGACAGTGCAGCTGCACCAGATCGAGAGTGTCCACGCCGAGATTGCGGCGACTGCGATCCGTCCAGGCGCGGAAGTTCTCGGGCGTGTAGTTCTCGGGCACCTGGTCGACCCGCCGACCCATCTTCGTAGCCACCGTGATGCCGTGCCCCGGGCGCCCAGCGAGGAACCGGCCGATGAGAGCTTCGGAGCGGCCGTCACCGTAGACGTCGGCCGTGTCGAACAGGGTCACGCCATGATCGGCGGATGCCGCAAGCACAGCGAGCGCGTCATCCTCGCTCACCGCTCCCCAATCGGCGCCCAACTGCCAGGTGCCCAGCCCGATGGCAGAGACGTTGCGTTCGGTGCGGGAGAGAGGGTTCTGTCGCATGAGTCCAGCCTGGCACGAGATCGAGGGCGTCGTTTCGACTCGCTGCGCTCGCTCAACGACCAGGAAGTGGACATCGCTCAACGACCGGGAAGGGGACGTCGCTCAACGAGCGGGAGCAGAGCGCAGGGCGCGGGCGCTCCACCGGCCGTCGTGGTGTGCGACGCCGATCGGGTGTTCGAATGCGCGGCTGACCGTCTCGGTCGTCACGGTCTCGTGGATGGGTCCGGATGCCACGACGCGGCCGCGCCCGATCAGCAGAGCGT is drawn from Microbacterium protaetiae and contains these coding sequences:
- a CDS encoding aldo/keto reductase, whose translation is MRQNPLSRTERNVSAIGLGTWQLGADWGAVSEDDALAVLAASADHGVTLFDTADVYGDGRSEALIGRFLAGRPGHGITVATKMGRRVDQVPENYTPENFRAWTDRSRRNLGVDTLDLVQLHCPPTAVVEDDTTYEALDALVAGGMIAAYGVSVETCAQALAVIAHPGVTNVQIIVNPFRLKPFDEVLPAAHEAGVAIFARVPLASGLLSGRYTPQTTFAPDDHRSFNRHGEAFDRGETFSGVDYETGLAATGELAAALPDGVSLPAATLAWIASRPGITTVIPGARSVAQATANADAAALLDGGFDLDAFDALVHDVYDRRLRAAIHPHW